A genomic region of Dactylococcopsis salina PCC 8305 contains the following coding sequences:
- a CDS encoding class I fructose-bisphosphate aldolase: MSQYAEELRNTAKAMVAPNQGVLAMDESNGTCNKRFQKQGIDATEEMRRQYRELILTTPQIGNYISGAILYDETIRQKKEDGTPFTQVMKENDVIVGIKVDTGAKDLAGHPGEKVTEGLDGLRDRIAEYYQMGARFAKWRAVITIGDGIPSRACIEANAHALARYAALCQEGGLVPIVEPEVLIDGNHTIERCYEVTDETLRTVFTELRTQGVEFDQMILKPSMVISGKDCPQQATPQQVAEQTIKCLRNNVPASVPGIAFLSGGQTPEQSAEHLNLMNSEPLKSQCPWRVTFSYARAIQQPALEHWKGQASNVADAQKLLSHRAQCNSAASMGNYSPELEKQPAMA, from the coding sequence TGAAAGTAATGGCACTTGCAATAAGCGCTTTCAGAAGCAAGGCATTGATGCAACGGAAGAAATGCGTCGTCAGTATCGGGAGTTAATTCTCACTACGCCTCAAATTGGTAACTATATCAGTGGCGCGATTCTCTACGATGAAACAATCCGTCAGAAAAAAGAGGATGGCACTCCTTTTACTCAAGTAATGAAAGAGAATGATGTCATTGTTGGCATTAAAGTCGATACAGGTGCGAAAGATTTGGCAGGTCATCCTGGAGAAAAGGTGACTGAGGGCTTAGATGGACTGCGCGATCGCATCGCGGAATACTATCAAATGGGCGCTCGTTTTGCAAAATGGCGGGCTGTAATTACCATCGGTGATGGCATCCCCAGCCGTGCTTGCATCGAAGCGAATGCTCACGCTTTAGCTCGTTATGCGGCGTTATGTCAAGAGGGCGGTTTAGTTCCCATTGTTGAACCAGAAGTTCTCATTGATGGCAATCACACGATCGAGCGTTGCTATGAGGTCACTGATGAGACTCTCCGCACTGTGTTTACTGAACTCCGCACCCAAGGCGTTGAGTTTGATCAAATGATTCTCAAACCCAGCATGGTTATCTCTGGAAAAGATTGTCCTCAGCAAGCAACACCACAACAAGTGGCGGAACAAACCATTAAGTGCTTACGCAATAATGTTCCCGCATCTGTTCCTGGGATTGCGTTCTTATCTGGTGGACAAACTCCAGAACAATCTGCGGAACACTTAAACTTGATGAATTCTGAACCCCTCAAGTCTCAGTGTCCTTGGCGCGTTACTTTCTCCTATGCTCGTGCAATTCAACAACCAGCGTTGGAACACTGGAAAGGACAAGCCAGCAATGTTGCTGATGCACAAAAACTGTTAAGTCACCGCGCTCAATGTAACAGTGCTGCCAGTATGGGTAACTATTCCCCTGAACTGGAAAAACAGCCAGCTATGGCTTAA
- the scpB gene encoding SMC-Scp complex subunit ScpB, giving the protein MKEPRLATQVEAILYLKAQPLSLKEISEYANHDRAAIEEAILELMSDYAHRDSALEVVETTSGYSLQLRSNHQKLLQNLIPAELGVGALRTLAAIALKNPILQTDLINLRGSSAYQQVQELVELGLVQKRREGRSYWLEITEKFYQYFEIDDLNEQYSDPKSPVGWAEGSEI; this is encoded by the coding sequence ATGAAAGAGCCTCGTTTAGCGACACAAGTCGAAGCAATTTTATATTTGAAAGCACAACCTTTGTCCTTAAAAGAAATTAGTGAATATGCAAATCACGATCGCGCTGCAATTGAAGAAGCAATTTTAGAATTAATGTCTGATTATGCACATCGAGATAGTGCTTTAGAAGTGGTCGAAACCACCAGTGGTTATAGCTTACAGCTTCGATCGAATCATCAAAAACTGCTCCAAAATTTAATTCCCGCCGAATTAGGAGTCGGTGCGTTACGAACCCTCGCCGCGATCGCCCTCAAAAATCCTATTTTGCAAACCGATCTGATTAACTTACGAGGAAGTAGCGCTTATCAACAAGTCCAAGAATTAGTAGAACTCGGATTAGTGCAAAAACGAAGAGAAGGACGTTCCTACTGGCTAGAAATCACCGAAAAATTCTATCAATATTTCGAGATTGATGACCTCAACGAACAATATAGCGATCCTAAATCTCCAGTAGGTTGGGCAGAGGGAAGCGAAATCTAA
- a CDS encoding TIGR02450 family Trp-rich protein: MAKKQKFPHLLGSKWTAQQKTWGWRHFEVVNRKNQGKWVFAEMVASCDGNVRFWINAQQLKDTDLWQPGWKPLKDI; the protein is encoded by the coding sequence ATGGCAAAAAAACAGAAATTTCCTCACTTACTCGGATCGAAATGGACAGCACAACAAAAAACTTGGGGATGGCGGCATTTTGAAGTCGTCAACCGCAAGAATCAAGGGAAATGGGTATTTGCGGAAATGGTTGCGTCTTGCGATGGCAACGTGAGATTTTGGATTAATGCCCAACAATTAAAAGATACTGATTTATGGCAACCTGGTTGGAAGCCATTGAAAGACATATAA
- a CDS encoding glutathione S-transferase family protein — translation MKPLSWEELKTKTNFNLDRVNGNTNSHSRLRLFGQNESEVRVTLYRDHHAWCPYCQKVWLWLEEKQIPYRIEKVSMFCYGEKERWYKRIVPSGMLPALELDGRLLTESNDILIALEDAFGVLGYSMKDSKVIPLKKLERQLFRAWCMWLCSGARSSRQEEKNRKQFLDVTEKVETALSETPGAYFLDNFSIVDVLFTPFLERMNASLFYYKGYSLREENPHLKQWFAGMEARSTYRGTQSDFHTHVHDLPPQMGGCYANDEPQTKINQTRVDGGPWLGLPDVGYPEPETSREEALDRVLKHRENLIRVNPMEDQKFDEALRCALSHLITGELCQPPAQSASGLRYLRDRINVPRDMSIYAAKRLRESLEQTAALVGEDQGTPIPVQHRRDQDPANFSLTLSH, via the coding sequence ATGAAACCGCTAAGTTGGGAAGAATTAAAAACGAAAACAAACTTTAACCTCGATCGAGTTAACGGAAACACCAATTCTCATTCCCGTTTGCGTTTATTTGGTCAAAATGAATCAGAGGTGAGAGTTACTTTATATCGAGATCATCACGCTTGGTGTCCCTACTGTCAAAAAGTTTGGCTATGGTTAGAAGAGAAACAAATTCCCTATCGCATCGAAAAAGTAAGTATGTTTTGCTATGGGGAAAAAGAACGTTGGTATAAGCGTATTGTTCCTTCTGGGATGTTACCCGCGTTAGAGTTAGATGGTCGTTTACTAACCGAAAGTAATGATATTTTAATCGCCCTCGAAGATGCTTTCGGTGTGCTAGGTTATAGCATGAAAGACTCGAAAGTTATCCCTCTGAAAAAGTTAGAACGACAATTGTTTCGCGCTTGGTGTATGTGGCTTTGTTCAGGGGCGCGATCGAGCAGACAAGAAGAAAAAAACCGCAAGCAATTTTTAGATGTAACGGAGAAGGTAGAAACTGCTCTCAGTGAGACACCAGGAGCTTATTTTTTAGACAACTTTAGCATTGTGGATGTGCTATTTACGCCCTTTTTAGAACGCATGAACGCCAGCCTTTTCTACTATAAAGGGTATTCCCTACGAGAAGAAAATCCTCACCTAAAACAGTGGTTTGCTGGAATGGAAGCGCGATCGACCTATCGGGGAACACAGAGTGATTTTCATACTCATGTCCACGATTTGCCGCCGCAAATGGGAGGATGTTACGCCAATGATGAACCCCAAACCAAAATTAATCAAACCCGAGTCGATGGTGGCCCCTGGCTGGGTTTACCCGATGTGGGTTATCCTGAACCAGAAACCTCCCGTGAAGAAGCACTCGATCGAGTTTTAAAACACCGTGAAAACTTAATCCGTGTTAATCCCATGGAGGATCAAAAATTTGACGAAGCCTTGCGCTGTGCTTTAAGCCACCTAATCACAGGAGAACTGTGTCAACCGCCTGCTCAGTCCGCATCTGGATTACGATATTTGCGCGATCGAATCAACGTCCCACGAGATATGTCAATCTATGCCGCGAAACGGTTGCGAGAGTCTCTAGAACAAACCGCCGCCTTAGTGGGAGAAGATCAAGGAACTCCGATTCCAGTTCAACATCGACGGGATCAAGACCCAGCTAACTTTAGCTTGACGCTCTCCCATTAA